CCGGCAAAACACGCGGATATTGATCTTTTTTCCATCCATGTTTTTTGCCGTAAATATCTATTATTTTTTTTGCATATTCGTACCAACTGGTAACGCCGTCATTTGTTATGTGGTAAATTCCGTATGGCATTCTTTCCGCCACTAACGCGCGGGTTGCCTGGGCAAGATCTTTCGCGTAAGTCGGTTTTCCGAATTCATCATCTTTTATTTTCATTTCCCCTTTTTCCGCCAAGCCCAAAACGGTATCTACAAAGTCGCGTCCCCCTTCACCAAATACCCATGAAGTCCTAATTAAATAGTAGTTGTGGGTATTTTTCTTTAATTCCTGTTCCCCAAGAAGTTTAGAGGCGCCATAAACATTAAGAGGAGTTTTTGCGGGGCGGGCATCTTCGTTATAGCCGTCCTTATTGCGTCCATTAAAAATATAATCTGTGGAATAATGCACAAAAAGAGCGTTGTGTTTTTTGGCGGCGGCTGCCATGTATCCCACAGCGATGCCGTTTACCAGCATGGCTTCTTTTTTATTTTCCTCCGCTCCGTCCACATTGGTATAGGCGGCGGCATTGATTACAAGCTCCGGTTTTATGCTATCAAAAACCTTATCAACAGACTCTTTGTTTGAAATATCAAGATTCTCCCTGTCCAAAGGGTAGAGTTCAAACTCGGATAAAACTTTCTTTAAAGCGGTTCCCACAA
The DNA window shown above is from Candidatus Spechtbacterales bacterium and carries:
- the rfbD gene encoding dTDP-4-dehydrorhamnose reductase; translated protein: MRVLLTGSGIVGTALKKVLSEFELYPLDRENLDISNKESVDKVFDSIKPELVINAAAYTNVDGAEENKKEAMLVNGIAVGYMAAAAKKHNALFVHYSTDYIFNGRNKDGYNEDARPAKTPLNVYGASKLLGEQELKKNTHNYYLIRTSWVFGEGGRDFVDTVLGLAEKGEMKIKDDEFGKPTYAKDLAQATRALVAERMPYGIYHITNDGVTSWYEYAKKIIDIYGKKHGWKKDQYPRVLPVSAKEFSAPAARPSYSILNNTKFVTPRPWPEALDEYLETSFSKTTLV